In a genomic window of Candidatus Zixiibacteriota bacterium:
- a CDS encoding chemotaxis protein CheW, with product MTVGNNLEAEASVDYQKTTATGEELLQLVSFKLGEEEFGVDILKVQEINRLVEITKVPRTPDFVEGVINLRGKVIPIIDLRKRFGLNLKDNDKDTRIVVIDIDGSIMGMIVDAVSEVLRLPESTIEPAPEIATSIDSEYIRGVAKLEDRLLIFLDLSKVFSQQERAVMNQIQQSMEE from the coding sequence ATGACCGTAGGAAACAATCTCGAAGCTGAAGCCTCGGTCGATTATCAGAAGACCACAGCTACTGGGGAAGAGCTCCTGCAACTGGTCTCCTTCAAACTGGGTGAAGAGGAATTCGGCGTGGATATCCTCAAGGTCCAGGAAATCAACCGTCTGGTTGAAATCACCAAGGTTCCTCGCACCCCCGACTTCGTCGAGGGCGTAATCAACCTGCGAGGCAAGGTGATCCCGATTATCGATCTGCGCAAGCGTTTCGGCCTCAACCTCAAAGACAACGATAAGGACACACGAATCGTGGTCATAGATATCGACGGCTCGATTATGGGCATGATCGTGGATGCCGTCTCAGAGGTTCTGCGCCTGCCGGAATCGACTATCGAGCCGGCGCCGGAAATAGCCACTTCTATCGACAGCGAATATATCCGCGGCGTCGCCAAGCTCGAAGACCGCCTGCTGATCTTCCTTGACCTTTCCAAGGTTTTCTCTCAGCAGGAACGTGCGGTCATGAACCAGATCCAGCAGTCGATGGAGGAATAA
- a CDS encoding outer membrane beta-barrel protein: MHKGGYMFKKAIMGLMIAVLVLPCTMAVAQNYGQLMNAVEDLEQDLKAMVERETENRENQIEQLRVEIEQIRQMLSERKPVTTAAYEKKFDQLEKSMASLARKMNNLSENQVNLAETRNMSLKYHKLAALVEEQSARLAAMEARMASTSGRSEAVAGEEYVAEIEDLIDELRSTINENEYQVEDESNYASMIPEISGYVDATNISDFNAHENETAVEQAEVDFMKNFGDELEVRADIEMLSNTPSDYQFNLEQAYFAYTIPGTEGIQFTFGKYNAPVGFDGVDAPDLYQYSTAFISQLSAPTNLVGMMLSAPLGEFGQISGLVANGWDVNTDNNSDKTFGAVLNFNLYEGATLNMSSLYGPEKDDNPGDKRMIFDMNMLIETIPQWTFGGGFNWGMEENSAISGSGDANWWGFLVMTRYDFTEKFGTTFRFDYFDDQDGSRTLSNQKLSSLTVCPGYEITTGLFTELEYRYTWSDEETFVTKDGDFKDNRSHLVWEFIFTF, translated from the coding sequence ATGCACAAAGGAGGGTACATGTTTAAGAAGGCGATTATGGGGCTGATGATTGCTGTGCTGGTACTGCCGTGTACTATGGCTGTGGCGCAGAATTACGGACAGCTCATGAATGCCGTCGAAGATCTGGAGCAGGATCTCAAAGCGATGGTTGAGAGAGAAACTGAAAACCGTGAAAACCAGATCGAACAACTGCGAGTCGAAATCGAGCAGATTCGCCAGATGCTTTCAGAAAGAAAGCCAGTGACTACCGCAGCTTATGAGAAAAAATTTGATCAGCTCGAAAAGTCTATGGCCAGCCTGGCAAGAAAGATGAATAACCTGTCAGAAAACCAGGTCAACCTGGCCGAGACCCGCAATATGAGCCTGAAATATCACAAACTGGCCGCGTTGGTAGAAGAACAGTCTGCCCGCCTGGCCGCCATGGAAGCGCGTATGGCTTCTACCTCCGGCCGCAGCGAAGCGGTTGCAGGAGAAGAATACGTGGCTGAAATCGAGGACCTGATTGATGAGCTCAGGAGCACGATCAACGAAAACGAGTATCAGGTCGAAGACGAGAGTAACTATGCTTCCATGATTCCTGAAATCAGCGGTTATGTGGACGCCACCAACATCTCTGATTTCAATGCCCATGAAAACGAAACCGCGGTCGAGCAGGCCGAGGTCGATTTCATGAAGAATTTCGGCGATGAACTGGAGGTTCGGGCTGATATCGAGATGCTTTCCAACACTCCCTCGGACTATCAGTTCAATCTGGAGCAGGCTTATTTCGCCTACACCATTCCGGGCACCGAAGGCATCCAGTTCACTTTCGGTAAGTACAATGCGCCGGTCGGTTTCGACGGTGTCGATGCTCCCGATCTTTACCAGTATTCCACAGCTTTTATCTCTCAGCTGAGCGCTCCCACCAACCTTGTGGGTATGATGCTGAGTGCACCTCTGGGTGAATTCGGCCAGATCAGCGGGCTGGTCGCCAATGGCTGGGATGTCAATACCGACAACAATTCCGACAAGACTTTCGGCGCGGTACTGAATTTCAACCTGTATGAAGGTGCCACACTGAACATGTCGAGTCTCTATGGCCCGGAAAAAGACGACAATCCGGGCGACAAGCGTATGATCTTCGATATGAACATGCTGATCGAAACCATCCCGCAGTGGACTTTCGGTGGCGGCTTTAACTGGGGCATGGAGGAGAACTCCGCCATTAGCGGTTCCGGCGATGCCAACTGGTGGGGATTTCTGGTCATGACGCGATACGATTTCACCGAGAAATTCGGCACCACGTTCCGTTTCGATTATTTCGATGACCAGGACGGCAGCCGCACGCTGTCGAATCAGAAACTCTCCAGTTTAACGGTTTGCCCCGGGTACGAGATTACGACCGGCTTATTCACCGAGCTGGAATATCGCTATACCTGGTCAGACGAAGAGACCTTTGTTACCAAAGATGGCGACTTTAAAGACAACCGCAGCCATCTCGTCTGGGAATTCATCTTCACATTCTGA
- a CDS encoding RNA-binding S4 domain-containing protein, whose amino-acid sequence MRLDDYLSTVFLIKRRTVAKEWVQAGKVKLNGKASKPGKEVRLGDRLEITYPRQKAVFEILEIPKKSVPKGEAEKFYKQIEV is encoded by the coding sequence ATGCGTCTGGATGATTACCTTTCGACAGTATTTCTGATCAAACGCAGGACTGTGGCCAAGGAGTGGGTTCAGGCCGGAAAAGTTAAGCTCAACGGCAAAGCCAGCAAACCCGGCAAAGAGGTCCGACTCGGTGACCGTCTCGAGATCACCTACCCCCGCCAGAAAGCAGTTTTTGAAATACTGGAGATACCCAAAAAATCGGTTCCTAAGGGTGAAGCTGAAAAGTTTTATAAACAAATTGAAGTTTGA
- a CDS encoding asparagine synthetase B — MSFALTVKLGAEKLLIPMDHKQTDHLKAYGIAFWCLEEGSLVEWLLNYRAGSFMTNSSATIADECLLRGVTYEIISDAEAEQIYQTIEAENMEVILLEKPPKVAIYSPPNKEPWDDAVTLALTYAEVPYQTLWDEEVLKGELSEYDWLHLHHEDFTGQFGKFYNSYRNAEWYQQEVATNQIAAKALGFRKVPQMKLAVAQSIKDYVYNGGFLFAMCSAPETMDIALAAAGTDIVPREYDGDPIDPDCQKKLKYENCLAFENFTISLNPLEYRHSDIDTYPERRSYIRNQDMDYFRLFDFSAKLDPVPTMLVQCHVGQVRGFMGQSTAIRKSLLKSHVTVLAELEGFDEARYIHGNYGRGTFTFLSGHDPEDYTHMVGDPPTELELHKNSPGYRLILNNILFPAAKKKERKT; from the coding sequence ATGTCGTTCGCGCTGACTGTCAAGCTGGGAGCGGAAAAGTTATTGATTCCCATGGATCACAAACAGACGGATCACCTCAAGGCCTACGGCATAGCCTTCTGGTGCCTCGAGGAAGGTTCCCTGGTGGAATGGTTATTGAACTATCGCGCCGGATCATTCATGACCAATTCATCTGCGACAATCGCCGATGAATGTCTTCTGCGTGGTGTGACATACGAAATTATCTCCGATGCTGAAGCGGAGCAGATTTACCAGACCATTGAAGCGGAAAACATGGAAGTCATACTTCTGGAAAAACCGCCCAAAGTCGCGATCTATTCTCCTCCCAATAAAGAACCCTGGGATGACGCGGTGACGCTGGCATTGACCTACGCTGAAGTCCCCTACCAGACGCTGTGGGACGAGGAAGTGCTGAAAGGTGAATTGTCAGAGTATGACTGGCTTCATCTTCATCACGAGGACTTCACAGGACAGTTTGGCAAATTCTACAACTCGTACCGCAATGCCGAATGGTACCAGCAGGAAGTCGCCACCAATCAGATCGCGGCCAAAGCGCTCGGTTTTCGCAAGGTGCCCCAGATGAAACTGGCGGTTGCGCAGTCAATCAAGGACTATGTCTATAACGGCGGCTTTTTATTCGCCATGTGCTCGGCTCCGGAAACTATGGATATCGCTCTGGCGGCGGCCGGTACCGATATCGTTCCGCGTGAGTATGACGGCGACCCGATCGACCCCGACTGCCAGAAAAAACTGAAATATGAAAATTGTCTCGCATTCGAGAATTTTACTATCTCATTAAATCCGCTCGAATACCGACACTCTGATATAGATACATATCCTGAGCGCAGAAGCTACATCCGCAATCAGGATATGGATTATTTCAGGTTATTCGATTTTTCCGCCAAACTCGACCCGGTGCCGACCATGCTGGTCCAGTGCCATGTCGGACAGGTCCGGGGCTTTATGGGACAGAGTACGGCCATACGCAAGTCGCTTCTGAAATCCCATGTGACGGTGCTGGCGGAACTCGAAGGATTTGATGAAGCACGATACATTCACGGCAACTACGGGAGAGGAACTTTCACGTTCCTGTCGGGGCACGACCCGGAGGATTACACGCACATGGTGGGAGATCCTCCGACCGAACTCGAGCTCCATAAGAATTCACCCGGTTACCGGCTGATTCTGAACAATATCCTCTTCCCGGCCGCCAAGAAAAAAGAAAGAAAGACCTGA
- a CDS encoding DUF302 domain-containing protein, which yields MSYHFTKAKSGDFDAVVEEVTEALKTEGFGVLTEIDVKQTLKKKLDIDFPRYKILGACNPNFAHQALQVENKIGTMLPCNVIVQEKEGGTVEVSAVNPVESMSSVENPELAKIAGEVKDRLQKIIDDL from the coding sequence ATGAGCTATCACTTCACTAAGGCCAAAAGCGGTGATTTCGATGCGGTAGTTGAAGAAGTCACCGAAGCCCTGAAAACGGAGGGTTTCGGGGTTCTGACCGAGATCGATGTCAAACAGACATTGAAGAAAAAACTGGATATCGATTTTCCGCGCTACAAGATTCTGGGAGCCTGCAATCCGAACTTCGCGCATCAGGCGCTCCAGGTCGAGAACAAGATAGGCACAATGTTGCCCTGCAACGTGATCGTTCAGGAAAAAGAGGGCGGTACAGTCGAGGTCTCAGCGGTCAATCCGGTCGAATCGATGTCGTCGGTTGAGAATCCCGAGCTGGCTAAAATCGCGGGTGAGGTCAAGGACAGGCTTCAGAAAATCATCGACGATCTATAA
- the hflX gene encoding GTPase HflX, producing the protein METTIDRLIETSSFVQTERAILAGVKLHGTADFDFDESLDELALLARSAGAEVITSVTQSRRKIDPAFFIGKGKVRQIKSKLVETGANLVIFDDHLSPAQIRNLEKMLEVKVIDRETLILDIFISRARTNEAKAQVELAQLNHLLPRLTKQWTHLSKQYGGIGTKGPGETQLETDRRLINKKIKVLKKRLEKIDRERVTQRKRRLNLFRVCLVGYTNAGKSTLFNRLTRSGVLTENRLFSTLDSTTRRISSSDGHNILLTDTVGFINKLPHQLVASFKSTLDEVRLADLLIHVVDFSHPHYVKRIAQVNQVLDDIDAGNIPKIMAFNKIDISPEAYMDFGHIHTPDYTTYFISAKKSIGIKQLIKRIVFLADEVSEGMRLEQNHGQTANPDR; encoded by the coding sequence CTGGAGACGACTATAGACCGTCTGATCGAAACCTCAAGTTTTGTACAAACCGAACGTGCCATACTGGCAGGTGTCAAACTCCACGGCACCGCAGATTTCGATTTCGATGAATCACTGGACGAACTGGCCCTCCTGGCCCGTTCAGCTGGCGCTGAAGTGATCACCAGTGTAACTCAGTCCCGGCGAAAAATCGATCCCGCCTTTTTCATCGGCAAAGGCAAAGTCCGCCAGATAAAAAGCAAGCTGGTTGAGACCGGGGCTAATCTGGTCATCTTTGATGATCATCTCTCCCCCGCCCAGATCCGCAATCTCGAGAAAATGCTGGAAGTCAAAGTGATCGATCGTGAAACTTTGATTCTCGATATTTTCATCAGCCGGGCGCGTACAAACGAAGCCAAAGCCCAGGTAGAACTGGCCCAGCTCAACCATCTCTTGCCACGCCTGACCAAACAGTGGACACATCTCTCCAAGCAGTACGGCGGAATCGGCACGAAGGGGCCCGGCGAAACCCAGCTCGAAACCGACCGGCGCTTGATCAATAAAAAGATTAAGGTCCTCAAAAAGCGTCTCGAAAAGATTGACCGTGAACGGGTCACCCAGCGCAAACGTCGCTTGAACCTTTTCCGGGTCTGCCTGGTGGGCTATACGAACGCTGGTAAGTCCACACTTTTCAACCGCTTAACGAGATCCGGCGTTTTGACTGAAAATAGACTCTTTTCGACACTGGATTCAACCACTCGCAGGATTTCCAGCAGCGATGGACACAATATTCTGCTGACTGATACGGTCGGATTTATTAATAAACTGCCTCACCAGTTAGTAGCATCTTTTAAATCCACTTTGGACGAGGTTCGACTGGCGGATCTCTTGATTCATGTCGTCGATTTTTCCCATCCCCACTATGTCAAGCGAATCGCCCAGGTCAACCAGGTGCTGGATGACATCGACGCTGGAAATATACCCAAGATTATGGCGTTTAATAAGATAGATATATCACCCGAAGCCTACATGGATTTCGGGCATATTCATACCCCCGATTATACCACATATTTTATTTCCGCTAAAAAATCCATCGGAATCAAACAATTAATTAAGAGGATCGTCTTTTTGGCCGATGAAGTCAGTGAAGGAATGAGATTGGAACAAAATCATGGCCAAACAGCAAATCCTGATCGTTGA
- a CDS encoding aminotransferase class III-fold pyridoxal phosphate-dependent enzyme: MIGLTKLTDQEVFDLDDKYGAHHYTRLKTAIRKTEGAWLYTQDGTKILDCLAAYSAANPGHHHPKIVKAMIDGLQEGMGSVISNVIYTDVKSRFLEKCCNLMPQLGPRFGQTGNVAMAKNGGVESVETAIKLMRYYGYKNKNIPDGKQEIIVFSNNFHGRMVTVISFSSSKKYKEGFGPLTPGFVEVPFGDLAAVEKAVTPNTCGILVEPMQGEGGMYIPPAGFLKGLRELCDKNDIILAADEIQVGMGRTGKDFCFQHEEVVPDVVILGKAISGGLVPLSVMVTNGYLMHMAFSPGSDGSTYGHYPLAMVAGNAAIDVFIEEKLSEQSAKKGESMKKKIMEIAQRSEHVREVRGQGLFIGIEVNSGDAMFFCRQLLEMNMLANDSHGHTIRISPPLIIDESEQNYILERLERVLVGKPHTVVG; the protein is encoded by the coding sequence ATGATCGGTCTCACCAAACTAACTGATCAGGAGGTCTTCGACCTCGATGATAAATACGGAGCCCACCACTACACGCGCTTGAAAACCGCCATTCGTAAAACCGAGGGAGCCTGGTTGTACACCCAGGATGGCACCAAAATACTTGACTGCCTGGCCGCGTACAGCGCCGCCAACCCCGGTCATCATCACCCCAAAATCGTCAAGGCCATGATCGATGGTTTGCAGGAAGGTATGGGATCGGTTATATCGAACGTGATTTATACCGATGTCAAGTCACGGTTTTTGGAGAAGTGCTGTAACCTGATGCCCCAGCTGGGACCTCGTTTCGGTCAGACCGGCAATGTCGCTATGGCTAAAAACGGCGGTGTCGAATCAGTCGAGACAGCGATCAAGCTGATGCGTTACTACGGTTATAAAAACAAAAATATTCCCGATGGAAAACAGGAAATCATAGTTTTCAGCAATAACTTTCATGGCCGTATGGTCACTGTTATTTCTTTCTCGTCTTCCAAAAAGTACAAGGAAGGTTTCGGCCCCTTGACTCCAGGATTTGTCGAAGTTCCGTTCGGCGACCTGGCCGCTGTCGAAAAAGCGGTCACGCCCAATACCTGCGGTATCCTGGTTGAACCGATGCAGGGTGAGGGCGGTATGTATATCCCGCCGGCTGGATTCCTGAAGGGCCTGCGTGAACTCTGTGATAAAAACGACATTATCCTGGCGGCCGATGAGATCCAGGTCGGGATGGGCCGTACCGGTAAGGATTTTTGTTTCCAGCATGAAGAGGTCGTGCCGGATGTCGTCATTCTCGGAAAGGCGATATCGGGCGGGTTGGTGCCTCTTTCTGTGATGGTCACCAACGGCTACCTGATGCATATGGCTTTCTCGCCGGGTTCCGACGGTTCCACCTACGGCCACTATCCGCTGGCTATGGTGGCCGGCAATGCCGCAATCGATGTCTTTATCGAGGAAAAACTATCGGAGCAGTCGGCGAAAAAAGGCGAATCCATGAAAAAGAAGATCATGGAGATCGCCCAGCGCTCAGAGCATGTCAGAGAAGTACGCGGACAGGGACTGTTTATCGGTATCGAAGTCAACAGCGGGGATGCCATGTTCTTCTGCCGTCAGCTTCTGGAGATGAATATGCTGGCCAACGACAGTCATGGGCACACGATCCGGATCAGCCCGCCATTGATTATAGATGAATCCGAACAGAACTATATTCTCGAAAGACTGGAAAGAGTGCTGGTAGGAAAACCGCACACGGTAGTAGGTTAA
- a CDS encoding OsmC family peroxiredoxin: MKIVTASLKHKFQTTIYMDKHELSSDEPESAGGDDSGPNPYDLLLASLGACTAMTVQWYAERKKLDITRCEVTLKYDRIHAKDCRECEQTDPLKRIEHVSREVEIGGDFSAEQRERLRTIPGKCPVSRTLKNGLVIEDDVKFV; the protein is encoded by the coding sequence ATGAAGATCGTGACCGCATCCTTAAAACACAAATTCCAGACCACGATTTACATGGACAAACATGAGCTGTCATCGGATGAGCCGGAGTCTGCCGGGGGCGACGACAGCGGACCGAATCCGTATGATCTTTTGCTCGCTTCTCTGGGAGCCTGTACGGCGATGACTGTGCAGTGGTATGCCGAGCGCAAAAAACTGGATATCACCAGGTGCGAAGTGACTCTCAAATATGATCGTATCCACGCCAAGGACTGCAGGGAATGCGAACAGACGGATCCGCTCAAGCGAATCGAACATGTCTCCAGGGAAGTCGAAATCGGTGGGGATTTCTCGGCCGAGCAGAGGGAGAGATTGAGGACAATCCCGGGAAAATGCCCGGTTTCGCGCACGCTTAAAAATGGACTGGTGATCGAAGACGATGTGAAATTTGTTTAG
- a CDS encoding response regulator: protein MAKQQILIVDDNPNMSSLLSEMLEIFDFSSQRAGNGQEALDILTKEKFSMVITDLRMPEMSGSELLRNIKQNYPDLPVVVISGYSLAEEEDTLMADMADGFINKPFKMVHIEKLLQRFFKASF from the coding sequence ATGGCCAAACAGCAAATCCTGATCGTTGATGACAACCCGAATATGTCCAGCCTCCTGTCTGAGATGCTGGAAATCTTCGATTTTTCCTCGCAGAGAGCCGGAAACGGCCAGGAAGCTCTGGATATACTGACCAAAGAGAAATTCTCGATGGTTATCACCGATCTGCGTATGCCGGAGATGTCCGGATCGGAGCTTCTCAGGAATATCAAACAAAACTACCCGGATCTGCCGGTGGTCGTAATCTCAGGTTACAGCCTGGCCGAGGAAGAGGACACACTGATGGCGGATATGGCCGACGGTTTTATCAATAAGCCGTTCAAGATGGTCCATATCGAAAAGCTTCTGCAACGCTTTTTCAAAGCCTCGTTCTAA
- the mfd gene encoding transcription-repair coupling factor: MLSEKIFKLIKGSDSYRELIEEAKKDRADLQVAGLSGAGRSFVLYGIFEQFFGKYLVLTRTDNDAFAIKNDLNRIAGEDIACNFPSWQVNPFKWKSPPVENIGERLETLYFLQNRDSLIVTASVRAFLEPTVAPDELKQSSLALALNQEISLDDVVERLTNMGYERMPMVEEVGSFAVRGGIIDIFPHTEQNPVRIELFGDFIDSIRAFSVASQRSVEKLERVSLLPRREILISNTELDELIEKLPETDRKILFDKFRFGIDNPGLEWASGYFRKKQTYLGDYLDLSTTLYLLEPSLLQTECVELQEMFTNLYDEEEGSYEALPRPDQIYMGCDEFERILADLPKVSEIGFGKKDRVSVDFHMGEHPIINSRIPLLQKYISESRRNSLRVFLACDNKIQKKRVNDILADDSDFVHVDVLDISEGFTFSEINLSLLTDHQVFTRRFHSHRRARIKEGMALSSYTNLNRGDYVVHVDYGIGRYRGLEELTIDSRRRDCLLITYERDDRLYVPIEEFNRVQKYIGKDGRPKLSTLGGTGWQKTKLRTKKAIAEMAEELLRLYAIRKAKPGYQFSADSTWMNQLEASFPYQETPDQLSAITDIKNDMQTPHPMDRLVCGDVGFGKTEVAIRAAVKAVNDSKQVAILVPTTILAQQHQNTFRERLDGFPVRVEMLSRFKSRKEQKDIIRDLEEGKVDIIIGTHRLLSKDVEFRDLGLLVIDEEQRFGVKHKEKIKKIKKLVDVLTMTATPIPRTMQMSLLGARDMSVINTSPRDRLPISTEICEFHPETIKKAILSEVERGGQVYFVHNRVQTIMSIYRYLTKLLPHIRIAVGHGQMPERELEDVMQEFYAHYYDVLLSTSIIESGLDIPRVNTIVINRADHFGLAQLYQLRGRVGRSDRPARSILLIPPLRVLTDTARKRLKALEQHTELGSGFYLAMKDLEIRGAGNLLGAQQHGFIEEVGFDLYLKLLKEAVDEIRGDKTEQQKSVKIDVDFELYFPNDYIAHPQQKVELYQKLAQVDNYEDLNDLKLEAIDRYGPLPTPAENLFGMTELRLLAHRSGIDRLVLKKGILKLIYAEDHLPTKKQVSNLSGKLSDPIEFSAVGEFTITVDLSDIPENNRVQKLKFVLQLLL; this comes from the coding sequence ATGTTAAGCGAGAAGATTTTCAAGCTGATAAAAGGCTCCGATTCCTATCGAGAACTTATTGAAGAAGCCAAAAAGGATCGAGCCGATCTGCAGGTAGCCGGTCTGTCGGGAGCGGGCAGGAGTTTTGTCCTGTACGGTATCTTCGAACAGTTCTTTGGTAAATACCTGGTACTGACCAGGACCGACAACGACGCGTTCGCCATAAAAAATGATCTTAACCGGATAGCCGGGGAAGATATCGCCTGCAATTTCCCGTCCTGGCAGGTAAATCCCTTCAAGTGGAAGTCACCACCGGTCGAAAATATCGGCGAACGCCTGGAAACTCTGTACTTTTTGCAAAACCGTGACAGCCTGATCGTAACAGCATCGGTACGCGCGTTTTTGGAGCCGACAGTGGCCCCCGATGAACTGAAACAGAGTTCACTTGCACTCGCACTTAACCAGGAGATCTCGCTGGATGATGTGGTTGAAAGACTGACCAATATGGGTTATGAACGGATGCCGATGGTCGAAGAGGTCGGCAGTTTCGCGGTCAGGGGTGGAATAATCGATATCTTCCCGCATACCGAACAGAATCCGGTCAGGATAGAGCTGTTTGGGGATTTTATCGATTCAATCAGGGCATTTTCTGTCGCCAGCCAGCGTTCGGTCGAAAAACTCGAGAGGGTCTCGCTTCTGCCACGTCGTGAAATCCTGATCTCAAATACCGAGCTGGACGAATTGATCGAAAAACTACCCGAAACCGACCGCAAGATCCTGTTCGATAAATTCCGTTTCGGTATCGACAATCCCGGCCTCGAATGGGCCTCCGGTTACTTCCGAAAAAAACAGACCTACCTGGGCGATTATCTCGATCTCTCCACGACATTGTACCTTTTGGAACCGAGCCTTCTGCAAACCGAATGCGTGGAACTGCAGGAGATGTTCACTAACCTGTATGATGAGGAAGAGGGTAGTTACGAAGCTCTGCCACGACCGGATCAGATATATATGGGTTGTGATGAGTTCGAGCGGATACTTGCAGATCTGCCGAAAGTGTCTGAAATCGGATTCGGCAAAAAGGATCGGGTCAGTGTCGATTTCCATATGGGTGAACACCCGATTATAAATTCACGCATCCCGCTTCTCCAGAAGTATATCAGTGAGAGCCGCCGGAACAGCTTGCGTGTCTTTCTGGCCTGTGACAACAAGATCCAGAAAAAGCGGGTAAATGATATCCTCGCAGATGATTCCGACTTCGTTCATGTAGACGTGCTGGATATCTCGGAAGGATTTACCTTCAGCGAGATCAACCTCAGCCTGCTGACAGATCACCAGGTTTTCACGCGCCGTTTCCACAGCCATCGACGCGCACGCATCAAGGAAGGCATGGCGCTATCGTCCTATACAAATTTGAACCGGGGTGACTATGTCGTCCATGTCGATTACGGCATCGGGCGTTACCGCGGACTGGAGGAACTGACCATCGACAGCCGGCGCCGGGACTGTCTATTGATCACGTATGAACGCGATGACCGCCTGTATGTTCCGATCGAGGAGTTCAACCGGGTCCAGAAGTATATCGGTAAAGACGGCAGGCCAAAACTATCGACACTGGGCGGAACCGGCTGGCAGAAAACAAAACTGCGCACTAAAAAGGCAATCGCCGAGATGGCCGAGGAACTTCTGAGGCTGTATGCTATCCGCAAGGCCAAACCAGGTTACCAGTTTTCGGCTGATTCGACCTGGATGAATCAGCTCGAAGCTTCCTTTCCCTACCAGGAGACACCCGACCAGTTGAGCGCGATTACTGATATCAAAAACGACATGCAGACGCCTCATCCGATGGACCGCCTGGTATGCGGCGATGTCGGTTTCGGCAAAACCGAGGTCGCTATCCGGGCCGCGGTCAAGGCGGTAAACGACAGCAAACAGGTGGCCATACTGGTGCCGACCACGATTCTGGCTCAGCAACACCAAAATACGTTCCGTGAACGCTTAGATGGATTTCCGGTTCGGGTGGAGATGCTGTCCCGTTTCAAATCCAGAAAGGAACAGAAGGATATTATCCGTGATCTCGAGGAGGGCAAAGTCGATATTATAATCGGCACTCACCGCCTGCTTTCAAAAGACGTTGAATTCCGCGATCTGGGTCTTCTGGTAATCGACGAAGAACAGCGCTTCGGTGTCAAACATAAAGAGAAAATCAAGAAGATAAAAAAGCTTGTGGATGTACTCACCATGACCGCGACACCGATTCCGCGCACGATGCAGATGTCGCTTCTGGGTGCGCGCGATATGTCGGTCATCAACACCTCGCCCCGCGACCGTCTGCCGATCAGCACCGAGATCTGCGAGTTTCATCCGGAAACCATCAAGAAAGCCATCCTGAGCGAGGTCGAACGGGGTGGTCAGGTCTATTTTGTGCACAACCGTGTTCAGACGATAATGTCGATTTACCGCTACCTGACAAAACTGTTACCGCATATCCGGATTGCGGTCGGCCACGGGCAAATGCCGGAGAGGGAGCTGGAAGATGTGATGCAGGAGTTTTACGCTCATTATTACGATGTCCTCCTGTCGACCAGCATCATCGAATCCGGGCTGGATATCCCCCGTGTAAACACGATCGTGATCAATCGTGCCGACCATTTCGGGCTGGCCCAGCTATACCAGCTTCGCGGAAGAGTGGGGCGCTCCGACCGTCCCGCCCGCTCGATTTTGCTGATACCTCCATTGCGCGTTTTAACAGACACAGCCCGCAAAAGGCTCAAGGCACTCGAACAACATACCGAACTCGGATCGGGCTTCTACCTGGCCATGAAAGACCTGGAGATTCGTGGTGCGGGAAATCTTCTGGGCGCTCAGCAACATGGATTTATCGAAGAAGTCGGTTTCGATCTCTACTTGAAATTGCTCAAAGAAGCGGTCGATGAAATCCGCGGTGATAAGACCGAGCAACAGAAATCGGTGAAAATCGATGTCGATTTCGAACTGTATTTCCCGAATGATTATATCGCTCATCCACAACAAAAGGTCGAGTTGTACCAGAAGCTGGCACAGGTCGATAACTACGAGGATTTAAATGATCTCAAACTCGAGGCTATCGACCGCTATGGCCCCCTCCCGACACCTGCTGAGAACCTGTTCGGAATGACCGAGTTGAGGCTTCTGGCTCATCGCAGTGGAATCGACCGCCTGGTATTAAAAAAAGGCATCCTCAAGCTTATCTATGCTGAGGATCATCTGCCGACCAAGAAACAGGTGTCGAATCTTTCGGGCAAACTCTCGGATCCGATCGAATTTTCCGCCGTGGGCGAATTCACAATCACTGTCGATTTGAGCGACATTCCCGAGAACAACCGGGTACAAAAGCTCAAATTTGTCTTGCAATTATTGTTATAG